One Candidatus Regiella endosymbiont of Tuberolachnus salignus genomic window, GAGGCGTAAAATGAGCGTTGTTTTACAAGAAAGTGTGTTGTTTTCTGGTACGGTGCAAGAAAATATTTGCCAATGTCGACCGGATGCCGATTTAGAATTGGTGGAAGAAATTGCACGTCAAGCGGGCGCTCATGATTTTATCAGTGCGTTACCGCAAGGATACCAGACACAGGTTGGCGAAAAAGGGGGCATGCTTTCGGGCGGTCAGCGCCAGCGGGTTGCGTTAGCGCGGGCATTAATGGCGGATCCACAGATTTTAATTTTAGATGAGGCGACCAGTGCATTAGATTATGAATCAGAAGCAGCGATTATGCGTCAACTGCCGGTGATCACTCGTAATCGAACGGTAATCTGTATTGCCCATCGTCTCAATACGTTACAAAATTGTGATCGAATTTTGTTGCTACGAGAAGGGGTGGTGCAAGAGGAGGGAACCCATGATGAATTAGTGGCTAAAAAGGGACATTACGCCCGTTTATGGCATCTGCAAACCAGCTAATTCGCTAGTTTATATGGGGTGATATAGCCAAACCAGTTTAATTTGATTTAAGTGTTGTCGTCGCTTGCCGTACTATTTGTACTATCTGCGCTCATCCGCCTTGAATCAAATTAAACTGATTCGGCTATACAGGTGACATCACCCCATACATTTATATCCTTTGTCTTTGAAGTTGCAGCTTTGTTGGCTGCGAGTGTGAGTCTGAATCACATAGTTTGTCTATGCTCATCAGACTCACACCCTGGCCGCGCCGCGCTGCAACTCTTCAAAGACAAAGGGTATATTAAGGCACAGATGCTGCGTTCAGCTCGTTATGTACGTAGTTCCTGTAGCTTTCGAATAACTTTTTATCAGCGCAATCTTTCATTTCACCTTTACACAGATGACGCATGTCGATATTGGCCTGATAGAACGGCGATACTTTCAGTTGGGCATGTTCGAGTAAAATCCCACCTAAGAAGGCGATATCGGTCATTTGACCCAAATCAGACACTGTCGGCGTATCTATGTTATCCCGCAGACTGAACTGTGTGAGGTACGCCGCGTTCGGTAAGGTCGTTGTGTAACCATTCTCCCAATCAAGCGCAGGCTGATGATCACCAAAATACATAAATAGGGTTGGTTTTTGACGCTGATCGACAAATTGGAAGAAATCAATTAATGCGGCGTCTGAGATTTTGATCTTCTCTACATAGTGACTAAATTTGCCCGCGGAACTTTTGTTTTTCACATAATTGTTTAGCTGATAGTTATCTTTATGATTGGTGTCGTAAGGGGCATGTTCATACATGGTTAACGCATAGACAAACAAGGGTTTGTCGGTTTTGGTTGTTAAGATTTGTTTGACATAGTTGAGTATATCGGCGGTGCGGATGTGCCACAGATTCTTTTGTAGCTTACCGGGATAACCGAGTTCCTGTGGTTGAATGATCTTATCAGCCCCCATTATTTTATAGGCATGATTTGCGTTGTAAGCGGATTTATTAAACGGCGTGAGCACCACGGTATAATAGCCATTATTTTTCATCTGCTTGAATAAGCTGTCGTTGAGGTGGTCGACTACCGAATAGAATACCGAGTTTTTCATTGCACCAAAATCGTCACTAGGTAACCCGGTAAGCGCAGTAAATTCCGATAGCCAAGTTCCGCCACCGAATGTTTGTACTCTCATCAATGAATGTGCTTTAACGTTATTATCTTGCTCAAACATCGCAAGATGAGGCAGCAACATAGGGTTTGGTAGTTTATACAGGCGCGGATCGGTTGTTGATTCTTGTAGCAGTAAAACAATATCCGGTTTTTTGCTATCGATGTTGGGTTGTGATCTCGTTAGCGTTGCAGCGCGTGTTTTAAAATAGCTTGATTTTTCTTCAGAGAAAGAGGGCGGTGTGTAATGAGCCACTCTGCTAGACATCACCAGATTAGATATCACGCCGGTTCCAATAGGTAATGTATTACTCCAAACAGGTTGATAATGAATTACACAGAGTGTGAGCATCAAACCACTTGTTACCATTGTACAGAGTCCGACTATTTGCGGGAAATAGTTCGTCCGACGGGGCACCGCTCGCCAACTGACAATGGCTGTGATGATCATTAATAATAATAAGCCGATGAAGGCTAGCCCAGTTAACGGGTAGTAAAGCAAAGTTTCAGTGTTTGATGGATCAAGCATTATATAGAGATCGGGAAACATCAGTTTCTCTTTGTAATGATGAACCTTGAGTTGATTAACAAATTGAAAAATGATGACCAATACACTGCTGGTGGACAGGGAGAATATAGCCTTGCCTGAGAAGAAATAAAGTAGCCCACAAAAGAAAACAAAGGCACTGAATGCAGACAAGATGGGATAAGCATTTGTAGCATCGTTGCCACATAAGATGATTATGGCAGCAATGAATAACATCAGTGAATAGACACATGTTTTTGGCGCGTTTTTGAACGTATTGAATATTTTGTGTCTTGTATTTTGGGGTGACATAATTATTATTTTTATCTTAATGTAGATTTCGTCTAGGAAAATCACAGGCATGCTTTCAATTTTATCGGATGGGAAAAAATATTACCCTTTCCTTTTCAGAGGCGAAGGGTATATCGCTCGTTGATAAAGCGTAATAATTATTAATCATTAGAATCAATGTGTTGTAAATCATCTTGGATAATTTGCCCATTTGAATCAGCTTCGGGTTTCAATACGCCATCATTAGCGAGAAAATCATAGCGTTGAAAATAAGCGCTACGTACCATCAGATAAGGATCCGGTGAGTTACGCAACAAAGCATCGGAATTCAATAGTTGTGCCCGTGTCTCTATCCCTTCGATAATCCATTTACCGGTAGACATCCAAAATGTTAGATAATTGAGCACAGGATATAAAGTATCTAGCCATTTTCCGCCATCTTGGCGAAATGTTGCACTACCGTAACCCGGCAGAACCAGATAGGAGCCATAGCCAACATTATAATGACCCAATGTAGAGCCAAAACGATAGGGAAGCTCTCTTGCCAATTTAGGATTAGCCATACCTGCAACATCAACAAATCCACCGACACCCAATAAAGTATTTAGAAAAAAACGATTGAAATGTGTCATGGCCTTATATGCGTCGCCGATCAACAAGCTATTGACCATACTGGCCGGCTCTTCAAGATTACTGAAGAAATTATTGAGTCCATTGCGAGCACGTTGTGGCATAGCACCACGCCACATCACAGCTACCGGACGCAACAGGTAAGGATCAAGGATGTTATAGTTAAAATTAAACATCGCTCGGTTAAAACTCTCTAGTGTATCGTAACGATGTGGCTCATTTTTTTCCAGCGAACGACTGGTACAACCCACTAGCAAAATTGTAAAAATTAGCCAAATCAGGCGATAATTCATATCTTTGTTACATAAATGCATCCCGTTTGCGGAGAACTTACAACAGCAACCTTTCAGCATTCACCCTGTGGTGATATACCCACAGCCCTTGAAGTTGTTTTCGGCTGCCAGGGCGTGAGACCGATGAGCGTAGATAGACTACGTGATTCGGCAAACACCCGCAGCCAACAACGCGGCAGCTTCAAAGGCGAAGGGTATAAATTAATTTTTTGACATTCTCTCCTTACTGGAATCCAGAGGGAGAGCCTCGTTATAGTCTGTTGAAATCTCATTTTTCATCAATTGAGCGTCGCTCAAAGAAAATTTTGAATATACCCTTCGCCTTTCAGGTTACGGCAGCGTTGGCAGCGATCACTCATCCTCTGTCATGTACCGATTCGATTGATTGCTGCCTTGTCGTAACGCAAAATTCATGGGATATAGTCTCTTAGACGGTGACGACTGATCGTTCAGTGTCTGGTGTCTGCTTCAAAAGCGAAGGGTATTATACCTAACATGCAAATTGACTCTGCTGTCGGAAAAATATTCGGTGAAATATACGCTTTGAAGGCAGGAAATTCAATGTGGAAATTATGAAATAAAGTGTTTCAGGCACGGGTGTTTTTCAATGTAATTATCGTTTGAAACTGTTTGATACCACGAATTTTTGTAGTACTTACTTCTCTCTGGATTGAGTGTTCTGCTTAATATTATATTCAATGAATTTCGAGTTACGGCAAGGCGGCAATCAATCGAATCCCCGAAGGGTATATTGCGTAAATGAATGTTTATGCAATTGCTTCTTTCCGTAATTTACTTTGCAGCGTCTTGTTTTATAGCCGAATCAGTTTAATTTGATTTAAGACGGAGGAGCGAAGACAGTACAAATAGTACAGCAAGCGACGACAACATTTAAATCAAATTAAACTGGTTTGGCTATAACGTCAGCGAAATCTCGAATAGGCTTTTAGTTAGTATTCTTCACTCTCTACCATTTATTTTGTAACAACTACATTTTTTATAGAGGCTAATTTGTTTTTTCTAGTAGTGAGAAAATAGTGAGGTGTTTCGATGAACCCTATCATGCCTGATACAAGTTCAAGCATCCAGATACCTAGCCCGATTCTAATGACAGGAGTACAGACTAATAATTTATTAG contains:
- a CDS encoding LTA synthase family protein → MLFIAAIIILCGNDATNAYPILSAFSAFVFFCGLLYFFSGKAIFSLSTSSVLVIIFQFVNQLKVHHYKEKLMFPDLYIMLDPSNTETLLYYPLTGLAFIGLLLLMIITAIVSWRAVPRRTNYFPQIVGLCTMVTSGLMLTLCVIHYQPVWSNTLPIGTGVISNLVMSSRVAHYTPPSFSEEKSSYFKTRAATLTRSQPNIDSKKPDIVLLLQESTTDPRLYKLPNPMLLPHLAMFEQDNNVKAHSLMRVQTFGGGTWLSEFTALTGLPSDDFGAMKNSVFYSVVDHLNDSLFKQMKNNGYYTVVLTPFNKSAYNANHAYKIMGADKIIQPQELGYPGKLQKNLWHIRTADILNYVKQILTTKTDKPLFVYALTMYEHAPYDTNHKDNYQLNNYVKNKSSAGKFSHYVEKIKISDAALIDFFQFVDQRQKPTLFMYFGDHQPALDWENGYTTTLPNAAYLTQFSLRDNIDTPTVSDLGQMTDIAFLGGILLEHAQLKVSPFYQANIDMRHLCKGEMKDCADKKLFESYRNYVHNELNAASVP
- the mlaA gene encoding phospholipid-binding lipoprotein MlaA gives rise to the protein MNYRLIWLIFTILLVGCTSRSLEKNEPHRYDTLESFNRAMFNFNYNILDPYLLRPVAVMWRGAMPQRARNGLNNFFSNLEEPASMVNSLLIGDAYKAMTHFNRFFLNTLLGVGGFVDVAGMANPKLARELPYRFGSTLGHYNVGYGSYLVLPGYGSATFRQDGGKWLDTLYPVLNYLTFWMSTGKWIIEGIETRAQLLNSDALLRNSPDPYLMVRSAYFQRYDFLANDGVLKPEADSNGQIIQDDLQHIDSND